The Dromaius novaehollandiae isolate bDroNov1 chromosome 4, bDroNov1.hap1, whole genome shotgun sequence genome contains the following window.
GTAAAATTTCTGGATTCAGTAAATGACTGCTTTCTAGAGTAAGCAGCCTTAGAATTCATAAAAAAATATGTCATTCTGAATTTAGTTTTCAGCAGTGCAGAGGATCTGATTCGAGTGGGAGAGCTGCTTTGTAGTAGCAACCATGGTATAATTAGGCTTCACACTGtaacaagagagagaaagccaaaTAAGTAGAGCATACAGATACTCAATTTTAAGAAAAGGAACTACGTTAAAATGGGATAAAtgacccccaccccccaaaaatagCAGTTCAAAATGCAAGAACCCTACAAAAAGCCAGAAAGCTCTTAAAAAATAGTGTACTAGAAGCCAAGGTAAAATGTGCaatacaaatagaaaacaaagtgGTCCAAAAACCCCCCTGCATGGTTCGATGTGAAAGGAGGCTATTGTGAGGAAAACCGGAAAGCCCAGAAAAACATGGCATGTGCAATGTAAACAGGAAAATAAGGAGGCAAAAAAAGAATTTGAGGAGCGTCTTATAAAGGATGCTCAAACTGTTAGTAAAATTTAATGTGACGATCAGCTCAGAACTGGCcattaaaattcagaaaagagGTCCTGGAACCATTGCTGATAGTTCTCTGTTGGCTTAATGGGCAACGGCACCCCAAAAGCCAACAAAACAGTGGGCATTATAAGAAAAGGTATTGAGAACAAGACACAGGCTGTGACTTTGCTGCCATAGAAAACCTTGGTGCACTCACAGCTTGAGGACTGCATGCAGTCTGGTCTCTGCACCTCAAGAAAAGCACAGGGGAGTTACAAGAGGTACAGAGCAGAGCAACTGAAATAACCAGGGGACTAGAGCAGCCGCTTTGCAAGGAGAGACCAAACTTTGGAACTCTTCAAATTGGAGGACAaagctgaatggaaaaaatacttGTGGTTTTCTGAATTACTATGAAAGCAATGAGTAAAGCAAACACAGAGGTGGTATTCATCAAATCCTGCAGTATTAGAACTAAGGGTCATCCGATGATAGGAAGAGATATGTTTAAAACCActaaaaggaagtactttttatGTGGTGCATGGTGAAGTTTTGGAATTTGTTGCCTCATGAGGTTTTACAGTTAGACGGTATCAGCAGGTTCACAAAGGGATTAGAAAAATTCATAGCCATCAAGTCCATGAATAAACACTAAAATTACTGGGTAGGGATGTAGGTTCTGGAATCATTAATATAGTAATTTTGGAAACAGGGTGGTAACAGTGGCCAGGCCTTTCCTAAACAGTGTTTAGGGAATTACTGCTATTGCCAGGACTCCTGGGCTAGTGGTTTGGACCACTGACCTAACTGGGCATTTCTAACGTTCTTGAGCTCAGTATTTCCAGCACCTTCAGAACCACAGCTCCTTCAGCCGGGACCTCCACAGGCAAGAGCCCTTGGCTGCTTCAGCCCTTACAAAAGCACAAGGCCCTGGCTGCATTACTCTGACAGTGGTTTCACAGGACAGTTCTGCTCTGAGCCAGGAAACACGCTAAGCAGCTACAGGAAAAGGCCAGGCACACCACCATCAGGCTTTGTCTCTCAGCCTAATGAACCTGATGAGCAGAAGTGACCGAAGCCACAGTTTTGGCCGAGCTCCAGAGCGTGACGGCTCCTCCAAGCTCTCCCTCCCACACACCGGGTAGAATGACCCAACAGGGCAAAGCTCTGCAGCCCCTCCCTAGGAAATCGCTAGCGATGGTGgaggatatatttaaaaaaagcgGGGGGGAAGGGCCCACGCGGCCCGTCAGAAGGCCGGGACAGCCCCgccgcacccccccagccccaccaacATGCTCCTCTGCAGGGAGCACCCACACCCCTCGTGGAGCGGCCGCCCACGGCGGGCCaaccgccgcgcatgcgcgcgggGCACCCCGGGCCCGGCCGTTggagccgcggccggcgggaggCGGCCACGCCCCCTCGTCCCCGCCCATTGGCGCGAGTCGCGCTTGCGCGGCCGTCTCCCTTCTGAAGGACAGCGCAAGGCGGTGGGGGAGAGGAAGGCGGTTTGTGCGCGTGCGCGCGCAGGCGCGGGGGGTGGCGCCGCTGTGGCGCGCTGCCCTGCGCCGCGGGGAGGCCGCGCGAGACTAGCGCGTGGCGGGCGGTTTGAGCCGTTGGCGCTGCTAACGGCCttgctccccgccccgcccctcgccccgagCGGGTGACGGCTGTCCGCGCGCTTCCTCGGTCTTCCCGCCATTTTCTGTGCCTCTCCCCCGCCCGCCTCAGGAGCTCGGCGGCTGGGCGCTGTGGTGAGTACGCGGTTGGGTGGGGTGGGGGCTTGCTCGTGCCAGAAGGGGAACGGCCGCAGCGGTATCCCTGTCTCCCCTCATGCCGTCCTGCCCCGGGACGGCTCCCGTCCGGCATCTTGTTGGGACTGTAggcagcgggcggcggcagccgtGCCGCAGTTGGGACCTGGTCGGCGGGCGTTTGGGCGCTGGCCCTTGGGGAAGAGCCTCGCAGTCCCTGCTCGGGACCCTGAGGATCCCCTGCCGGTGCGGGCTGAGCTGGCCTATGCTATCGGACGTCTCCGTGCTGGGTAGCTGGGAGCGTGGGTTGCTTGTTTGGAGGTCCTGAGACGTTGGCTTGGGTGTCTGATGGCGGCCTGAGCGTGcggctgtgtgtgtctgtgcccCGCTCTCATATGCATACACAAACGTTCAGTTAGGTGCgattctcttttgtttgttttattttgaaggcAGTCTGTTTATAGCACGCAAGACTGAGGGCACTTGGGGACTGCGCTATGACATGGTGCTTGGATAACAAATGCTATTCTTTATATATAAGTTTATAACGCCAAGTAAAAACAGATGCCGAATTTCAGAagaatgcatttgctttttcagCATTTATGTCTCCCTGGAAGGTTGgcaaagtgattttttccccccccccggcgaAATGTATGCTAGAACCAAGGTGTTTAGCAGGATTAAACTCTAAAAAAAATTCGAATATTGCACCCCAAAAAATGCAAGCAAAGATTCCTGAATTTCTTGATAATTTGTTatgttctttcccttttgttgctCATTCCCTAAGATAGGTggtcaatataaaaaaaattgtgacttacgattctcagaggaaaaaaaaaacccaaatcccacCTAACAAGCCTCAAAGCTGATGTTTTGCTTTCTGGGGAAAAACGCACCTTTTTCTTGTAGCTTTTTAATTACGATTCCTCTCAGAATAGAGTATAGGCATTGTGCAcaactgtatgtgtgtgtgttgatCAATAAATAACTGCATTATTACATTCTGACATCATATTAGAGGACTTCTTGTCCATTGTCAGAGGAAACTTTAAAATGGACGTTTGGAAGACAAGATTCTACGggctaaataataataaaaaaatgtcaTTAAGCAAGATCTTGAAGTGCAAGGTAATatcattttaactgtttttagaGTAAGTCGACCTCCTATCATTTTGGAAGAGGTATAAAGATTAGTTTAACGTGGGGAAAACTATATAAGTATATAGTAAACTATATCACTTTTGTAGGACATTAAATTACTCAATACTTATTCCTGTTACTTTCCAGTTAATGTTAGTATTCTCTTCTAATAGTACAGTTTATGTCAATTAAAAACGTAAGTGTGTGCAAGGATCTGGGATTTAATTGATGTCAGAAGTAGTCCTTCTGGTTTGATGACTGAAATATATTAAGGCATCCCTGAAATAAACTAGCTTTTAGACTTTGAATAGCCACTCTAATTCAAGATAGGATTCAGTTTTCTGACGTGATCTGACGCTTGCTTTTTCCTGTGCAgactgttttttattaaaatactgaaCATTCGTTAAAAACGTCAAAAAATATCACTGGAACAATACcccattttttttcatgtatttggaTCTTTTCTGcttacaaaaaacattttaatcatgAGCTGTGGAAGTCAGTTTGTGGAAACTCTTAAGAAAATTGGATATCCAAAAGCTGATGAGCTTAATGGAGAAGACTTTGACTGGCTGTTTGAGTCTGTGGAAGACAAATCATTTCTGGAGTGGTTTTGTGGAAATGTAAATGAGCAGCATGTGGTATCTGAAAAAGAACTGCAAGATTTCAATGATCTTCTTGAATCTGGTAAGCCCATTTTAGAAGGAAATGCACTGGATGAAGCTCTTAAAACCTGTAAGTCCTTGGATTCAAAGAACAATAGTcagggggaggaagaagaaaaggaggaactTAAGAAATTAGAGGATGAATTTCAGACTCTTCAGAAGATGAAAAATCTTTACATTCATCGATGTAATAAGCTTCAAACGATGGCTTCTGCAAACAGCCAGATGTTACAGGCATTAAAAGGCAAAGAGGAGGAAGCACTTAAAGCTGTGAAAGAAGGACTGGGAGCGCTTACTGCAGCAAATAGTAAGCTTAATAATGAACTACTGTCTCTTATTGATGGAGTTAAGAAACTGGCCTCTTTCTTCACTGCTTCAGATTCAGAACAAGGATTAGGTCCACATCCAgtgtttttttcccagctttcttTGGACAAGTACTTGTATCAGGAAGAACAAAGCACTGCAGCACTTACCTCAtacacaaaaaaacatttttttcaaggtATGTCTGAATTAGTTGAAAGTTCACATGATGAAAACTTTCAGCTTGGGGATATAAGCAAACAATTGACTTGTGATGAAACTAATGAAGTTTGTAAAGAAAGTCGTGAGATGGCTCAGCTACAAGCAGCATATATTTGTGCTCAACATCAGCTAATTCAAATGGAAGCTAAAGAAGAGAGTATGAATTCAGCTATACAGTGCGCAGAGAACATGCTTCATTCCTTAAGGACCAAGGTAAGCTGTGAAACAGGATAAAAGAGTGGAGTTTTAAACAGAGGCGGGCATGTTAAATTGGATCAGGCCTATTAAAAAGAACTGCTGAGATATTATTTTTCACTAATATTTACATAGTGAAGTTGCACTTTTTCAAAATTCTGGTCATGCTCACAGACCTCACCTTGTGAAATACCTCCAGGTTCTATAGTTTGAATTAAAGGTGCTCTGCCATATTTACCAGTTTGTATCTTCTATAAttattacctttaaaaataaaacttaaactAAACTGTAAAGGTACTAATAATCTTGAAATTTCAAATTATAACTGGCTCTCAGTTGTTTATGCAACAAACAAACTTAACTTAGTTAAATTTTGGGGGTATTGGGGAGCTAATATGATAAATATGTTCCTGTTTATTTTGCATAACATAAATTTGAAAGGTTTTACTTCACTGACTCTTTTGAAGCTCAAGTATTTGTAATATGGTGGCATTACAGTGCTGTGTTTTACATACCAAATAGATAAATCAGGTAGTTGAAGCACTAGAGATCTCTCAATAAGTGAATGGCAGGCAAATATAACTAGTGGAATTTAAGAATGTGAAAGAGTCCtaacaaaaggaggaaaattaaCTTATGCCACACTCATGGCCTGTCTCATGAGTGGCATCGTGtcagggtcttttttttccccccccatttATAGATGTCTAGCTTATAGGGCCTGATTGGTTAAACTAATTCAAAAAACATAAATTCTAAACTAATTTGAAAAAAGATAGATTCAGATAGCAGTGTTGAGTCCATCcagctgaatttaaaaatatgtatgtttgcATAAGAGATTATAGTTAGACATACTTGAAATCTGTGTGCTAAGCAAAATAcagatctcattttttttccacaataagCTGTTTTCCAGCACTGCAATAGAATGGAATTCCTATTTATTGAAATACTTTTATC
Protein-coding sequences here:
- the HAUS3 gene encoding HAUS augmin-like complex subunit 3, giving the protein MSCGSQFVETLKKIGYPKADELNGEDFDWLFESVEDKSFLEWFCGNVNEQHVVSEKELQDFNDLLESGKPILEGNALDEALKTCKSLDSKNNSQGEEEEKEELKKLEDEFQTLQKMKNLYIHRCNKLQTMASANSQMLQALKGKEEEALKAVKEGLGALTAANSKLNNELLSLIDGVKKLASFFTASDSEQGLGPHPVFFSQLSLDKYLYQEEQSTAALTSYTKKHFFQGMSELVESSHDENFQLGDISKQLTCDETNEVCKESREMAQLQAAYICAQHQLIQMEAKEESMNSAIQCAENMLHSLRTKGIEKENLEARIPSLNDEISTLKKHIAQINNEDLPSLLKENARLLNAPVVKGDFDRQIARQDYYASRQDEICHHLIRQKASFELIELAYEIELRKHKDIHCQLQNLVEYLKQSSNELEQRLETMSELAQHGKPRDTIGSKDDFSRRLYQLLEGENKKQQLFKTYESLEQMAQKLKQDCVAVQDQLALSSQEQSLFLSKLDSDIDTLCDTLYCGGNQILLSSQELTEQFHQMEIHLNELNQLIMDLLADVKTKRDFLESNKLHQMERNLYVYFFKDEDHLKEMVEKLEQQSKAKISGLED